One genomic segment of Rivularia sp. PCC 7116 includes these proteins:
- a CDS encoding Uma2 family endonuclease — protein MTVTLAKWTIEEYHQMIEAGIFDNRRVELLRGEIVEMSPEGEPHAYFSTEAGTYLIKLLGDKATIRQAKPITLPNNSEPEADIAIVKPLGREYLQHHPYAENIFWLIEYSNSSLEKDLETKTKIYAEVGIIEYWVINLKKRQLIIFREPSDGEYAFKSTITEGTIHPLAFPNVAVSVEMIVNN, from the coding sequence ATGACAGTAACTCTAGCCAAATGGACGATAGAAGAATATCACCAAATGATTGAAGCGGGAATCTTTGATAATCGTCGAGTTGAATTACTTAGGGGAGAAATTGTAGAGATGTCACCAGAAGGAGAACCCCATGCTTATTTTAGTACCGAAGCTGGGACATATTTAATTAAATTGCTCGGTGATAAAGCAACAATTCGTCAAGCAAAACCTATTACGCTTCCCAATAATTCCGAACCAGAAGCAGATATTGCTATTGTTAAACCATTAGGAAGGGAATATTTACAACATCATCCCTATGCCGAAAATATTTTCTGGTTGATTGAATATTCCAATTCTAGTTTAGAAAAAGACTTGGAAACCAAAACAAAAATCTATGCTGAAGTCGGAATTATAGAATATTGGGTAATAAATCTCAAAAAAAGACAATTAATTATCTTTAGAGAACCATCTGATGGAGAATACGCTTTCAAATCTACAATCACTGAAGGTACAATTCATCCCTTAGCATTTCCCAATGTAGCTGTATCTGTAGAAATGATTGTAAATAATTAA
- a CDS encoding endonuclease/exonuclease/phosphatase family protein: MRISKFISCLAWIYLILFSMWILLRFLFFDSLWWLALINSLALYIFIPLIIFLPFALLSRKWRLLFGFCFPLGLFIGLYSSFFLPSLSPPVSQNSQTIKAMTFNMLRSNTDYDAIVKMVAENNPDIIGLQEVTPQAAPILIKRFEKKYPYRAFHPVELSHNVGILSRFPIDKLIALPAPPIERGIQVTLRLNNGEPLEAIVAHLIPFYPLNKFYRLAQNWYARRAKEVSYLSNIAKQYDEPVIIMCDCNFTDTSETYSLMQKAMNDSFHQAGWGFGHTFLGTFFPVGRIDYIWHSKNIKTVEAYVGKGGGSDHLPLIAELQLVK, from the coding sequence ATGCGTATTTCTAAATTTATTTCTTGTCTAGCGTGGATTTACCTGATTTTATTCTCTATGTGGATTTTATTGCGTTTCCTTTTCTTCGATAGTTTGTGGTGGCTAGCGTTAATCAACTCTCTAGCTTTATATATTTTTATTCCTTTAATTATATTCTTACCATTTGCGTTGTTATCTCGAAAATGGCGTTTACTTTTTGGATTTTGCTTTCCATTAGGTTTGTTTATTGGTTTGTACAGTTCCTTTTTTCTACCATCTTTATCACCTCCTGTTTCTCAAAATTCACAAACCATAAAAGCGATGACATTTAATATGCTTCGCAGTAATACCGACTATGATGCAATAGTAAAAATGGTAGCTGAGAATAATCCCGATATTATCGGTTTACAAGAAGTAACTCCGCAAGCTGCACCTATATTAATTAAACGTTTTGAAAAAAAATATCCTTATCGAGCTTTTCATCCCGTTGAACTTTCTCATAATGTCGGAATTTTAAGTCGCTTTCCCATTGACAAACTTATTGCTTTACCAGCACCACCAATCGAGCGCGGAATTCAAGTAACCCTTCGTTTAAATAATGGAGAACCCTTAGAAGCAATTGTTGCACATTTGATTCCATTTTATCCCTTGAATAAATTTTATAGATTAGCCCAAAATTGGTATGCTCGTCGAGCTAAGGAAGTATCTTATTTAAGTAATATTGCAAAACAGTATGATGAGCCAGTAATAATTATGTGTGACTGTAACTTTACAGATACCTCAGAAACTTATTCGTTAATGCAAAAAGCGATGAATGATAGCTTTCATCAAGCTGGATGGGGTTTTGGACATACATTTCTAGGAACATTTTTTCCCGTCGGCAGAATTGATTATATTTGGCATAGTAAAAATATTAAAACCGTTGAAGCTTATGTTGGTAAAGGAGGAGGTTCGGATCATCTTCCGTTAATTGCAGAATTGCAGCTTGTAAAATAA
- a CDS encoding alpha/beta fold hydrolase produces MPLPINYLILIATTIYQLIATWIEDKQSPPGQLIDVGGYKLHLYTMGKVSPTVILDHSLGGMEGYLLIEEIAKIARVCIYDRAGYGWSEKSPHQRSSEQIVKELDTLLNNAGIEPPYILVGDSFGSYNVRLYAHKYPEKVIGMVLTDGLHETGMLDMSFSLTVLKLFFASGFLMSILGSILGIIRLLKNIKAFEFLKPELRKFSPDNLNSIKRSFCRAKHWITMTQEILTLNISARQVSKANQFGDLPIVSIKAGSFFKPSIWTFALPLKAANQLREKIHAELLQLSSNCIQLQAPKSDHFVWVDSPEVILNAIEIILNKVGYNNQ; encoded by the coding sequence ATGCCTTTACCAATCAATTATCTTATCCTAATTGCAACAACTATCTATCAACTTATAGCAACCTGGATAGAAGATAAACAATCTCCTCCGGGGCAACTTATTGATGTCGGAGGCTATAAATTACATTTATATACTATGGGAAAAGTCAGTCCGACAGTCATATTAGACCATAGTTTGGGGGGAATGGAAGGTTATTTACTTATCGAAGAAATAGCAAAAATTGCACGAGTATGTATCTACGATCGCGCTGGATATGGTTGGAGCGAAAAGAGTCCCCATCAAAGAAGCAGCGAACAAATTGTTAAAGAGCTTGATACTCTTTTAAATAATGCTGGCATTGAACCACCATACATTTTAGTAGGAGATTCCTTCGGAAGTTACAACGTGCGACTCTACGCACATAAATATCCTGAAAAAGTTATCGGAATGGTATTAACAGACGGACTTCACGAAACTGGAATGCTTGACATGTCTTTCAGTTTAACAGTATTAAAGCTTTTCTTTGCTTCTGGATTTTTGATGTCAATATTGGGTTCAATTCTTGGTATTATTCGATTGCTGAAAAATATTAAAGCATTTGAATTTCTAAAGCCAGAATTACGTAAATTTTCTCCAGATAATCTTAATTCAATAAAACGTTCTTTTTGTCGAGCCAAACATTGGATTACAATGACTCAGGAAATATTAACTCTTAATATCAGCGCTCGTCAGGTAAGTAAAGCTAATCAATTTGGAGATTTACCGATTGTTAGTATCAAAGCCGGTTCTTTTTTCAAACCTTCTATATGGACTTTTGCTTTACCGTTAAAAGCTGCGAATCAACTGCGAGAAAAAATTCACGCCGAATTGCTTCAATTATCTAGCAATTGCATTCAGCTACAAGCACCAAAAAGCGACCATTTTGTTTGGGTTGATAGCCCAGAAGTTATTTTGAATGCTATCGAAATTATTTTAAATAAAGTAGGTTATAACAATCAATAG
- a CDS encoding SIMPL domain-containing protein (The SIMPL domain is named for its presence in mouse protein SIMPL (signalling molecule that associates with mouse pelle-like kinase). Bacterial member BP26, from Brucella, was shown to assemble into a channel-like structure, while YggE from E. coli has been associated with resistance to oxidative stress.), with product MKPYIEVVGESKYLETVQKYIADINIIVWTNRTKIPLNEVTILRNLCIESLLSNGLQEYELKEAGMNVRERSLNRRRIRQEAKQKIIVSCADISRLIQGVSTLEKLFKKPRYSFTLDMHHPVFYASLKIKEEAKKAAIKNAYSHAKLLLESANTEIENIIQIEQLSPIVGESEVYSDELKDIVVTAASSKSDANYRHLENATREITVRYRVIFGINSLSESTVKLNSADFD from the coding sequence ATGAAACCTTATATAGAAGTAGTTGGGGAATCAAAATATTTAGAAACCGTACAAAAATATATCGCCGATATCAATATAATTGTATGGACAAATAGAACGAAAATTCCTTTAAATGAAGTGACTATTCTACGCAATCTCTGTATTGAAAGTTTGTTATCAAATGGTTTACAGGAATATGAATTAAAAGAAGCAGGAATGAATGTACGAGAACGCTCTTTAAATCGTCGAAGAATCAGACAGGAAGCAAAACAGAAAATTATTGTTTCTTGTGCCGATATTTCTCGTTTAATCCAGGGTGTGTCTACCTTAGAGAAATTATTCAAAAAACCGCGCTATTCGTTTACCTTAGATATGCATCACCCTGTATTTTATGCAAGTTTAAAAATAAAGGAAGAAGCCAAAAAAGCAGCAATCAAAAATGCTTACTCTCATGCAAAGCTGTTATTAGAATCGGCAAATACTGAGATTGAGAATATTATCCAAATTGAACAACTTTCTCCAATTGTCGGAGAATCAGAAGTTTATAGTGATGAGTTAAAAGATATAGTAGTTACAGCAGCATCGTCGAAGAGTGATGCAAATTATAGACATCTGGAAAATGCTACTCGGGAGATAACGGTTCGATATCGAGTAATTTTTGGGATTAATTCATTATCTGAAAGTACAGTAAAATTAAATTCTGCTGATTTCGATTAA